In one Candidatus Leptovillus gracilis genomic region, the following are encoded:
- a CDS encoding DUF1298 domain-containing protein: MAEPNKGRELLDKGTTYAQSAIQLALKVAEPETVFGASLGVSKRLAWSRPLPMDQVQRVRRALGGTLNDVMITALIGGLRRYRLAEGQPVNGACFRAAIPVNLRPKKQAHNLGNQFGLVLLSASLAMADPQERLAEVQAQMDRLKQSPDAITTYKLISALGFAPPAVQNALVKQFGGMATAVISNVPGPTETRYLAGQKIEHIMFWAPQSGPVGLGITIYSFAGQVYVGVNADPNALARPDEFILAFQAEYTAMVALAEN; this comes from the coding sequence CTGGCCCTAAAAGTGGCCGAGCCAGAGACTGTTTTTGGCGCATCATTGGGCGTCAGCAAACGGTTGGCCTGGTCGAGACCACTGCCTATGGACCAGGTGCAGCGCGTGCGGCGTGCTCTAGGCGGCACACTCAACGACGTGATGATCACGGCGCTTATCGGTGGTTTACGGCGTTACCGGTTGGCCGAAGGGCAGCCGGTAAACGGCGCCTGTTTCCGGGCGGCCATCCCGGTCAATTTGCGACCCAAGAAGCAGGCCCACAATCTGGGCAATCAATTTGGTCTGGTATTGCTCTCTGCGTCGCTGGCGATGGCCGACCCGCAGGAACGGTTGGCCGAAGTGCAGGCGCAAATGGACCGGCTGAAGCAGTCGCCAGACGCCATAACGACTTACAAATTGATCAGCGCGTTGGGATTTGCACCGCCGGCGGTGCAAAACGCACTGGTGAAGCAGTTTGGGGGGATGGCAACGGCCGTTATCTCCAACGTGCCCGGCCCAACCGAAACGCGCTACCTGGCCGGGCAAAAAATTGAGCATATCATGTTTTGGGCCCCCCAGTCTGGCCCGGTCGGCCTGGGCATTACCATCTACAGCTTTGCCGGTCAGGTTTACGTGGGCGTCAACGCCGACCCCAACGCCCTGGCCCGCCCGGATGAATTTATATTGGCTTTCCAGGCCGAATACACGGCCATGGTGGCATTGGCTGAAAATTAA